DNA from Mucilaginibacter mallensis:
GGCTTTCATCAATACATCCGTTAAATGTACCGTACTCGGCTTGTGAGCCTAAGCCAATAAATTTCTGTATACCGGCTTTACTTGCAATGCTTAACAATTTTTGTAAAAACCCAATATTTAGTAACTGAACATCCCAATTATCTCTTTCCAGGTGACCAACCCCCAACCATGCTGAATGAACTATGATATCGGGCTTTGTTTCGATCACTTTATTTACCCATTCATCATCTTCAGCTTGTAATATCCACTCAACTTTATCAATATATGCTGTACACAACACCCTTGAGGATACAGGGCGATAAACAGCAACTATATTATGGCCTTGTGAAATTAAAAACTCAGCTATGTTAGAGCCTAAAAAACCAGTAATACCTGTTAAAAATACTTTAGCCATTTAAAACAGCGGTTATTTGCCTTTCTGTAAATTCATCAATAGTATCTCTATTGTCATAATAGGCTTTATACCAATCAATTGTAAGCTGAACTGCCTGCGATGCATTATTTTTCGGATGCCATTGCAGTTCGGTTTCTGCTTTTGTAATATCAAGTTTTAATAAACCTGCCTCATGCGGTTGATTTGCATTCTGCATTATTTTGTATTGGCCACCTCCCCATGCTTTTATAGCCAACTTTACCATATCTGCCACTTCAAGTGTATCACTGGTATAAGGGCCAAAATTATAAGCCTGCATATATTTAACGGGGTCGGCAACGAGCTTTGTTCCTAATAATAAATATCCTAGTACAGGCTCAAGAACATGCTGCCATGGCCTTACCGCCTGCGGATTACGTATGATTATATCTTCACCGGCGTTTAAAAACTTTACAATATCAGGTATAAGACGATCCTGCGACCAATCACCCCCTCCAATAACATTGCCTGCGCGTGCAACAGCAATTGCTTTATGGTGATCGTTATACTTACTTACATTGAAATAAGAATTCCTGTAAGAATCTATTACTAATTCTGTACATGCCTTACTCGCGCTGTAAGGATCATAGCCCCCAAGTCTATCTGTTTCTCTATATGGGTAAACCCATTCATAGTTATGATATACCTTATCAGTAGTTATAAATACTGCATAACAGGTATTATTTAGTTTTCTTATGCCATCAAGCACATTTGCAGTGCCTATGGCATTTACTTCAAATGTTTCAGATGGGATTTCATAGGATAAGCGAACAAGCGGCTGGGCTGCAAGGTGAAATACAAAATCCGGCTCAAAATCAACAATTTCTGAAATTAGTTTTTCACGATTACGTAAATCACTAATAATGGAATTACTTAACTGGTCACCATTAATAAGGCAAAATAAATCATTCTCGGTTTTAGGCGCTAATGAGTATCCTTTTACCTCGGCACCAAGCATATTGAGCAGTTTAAGCATCCAACTGCCTTTAAAGCCTGTATGCCCTGTTAAAAAAACTTTCTTTCCGTTGTATATAGTCTTTAATTGCTCAAACATAATTACCAGGTTTTCCAGGGTGCATTATTATTATCCCACATTTCGTTTAAATCATGCTTATCTTTCAATGTATCCATCGGACGCCAAAAACCGGTATGCTTATATGCGTTCATTTGCCCGGCATTTGCTATCTGTTCCATAGGCTGCTGCTCCCAAACAGTACTATCGCCATCTTTAATGTAGTCAAATACCTGAGGCTTGCATACAAAAAAGCCCCCATTGATCCAAGCTCCATCTCCTTTAGGTTTCTCCATAAAAGAGTGTACTGTAGAATCATCAAGTATATTTAAAGCACCAAACCTACCTGATGGCTGAACCGAAGTAACAGTACATAGTTTATCGTGTTTTTTATGAAAATCTACAAGCTCTTTGATATTAAGATTGCCAACACCATCACCATAGGTTAACATAAAATCTTCATTATTTACATATGGTTGTATTCTTTTAATTCTACCGCCGGTCATTGAGTCTTTACCGGTATCAACCAAAGTTATTGTCCATGGTTCAGCTTGTGAATCATGTACTTTAATGGAATTATCTTTTAAATCAATGGTAACATCGGATTTATGTAAAAAATAATTGGCAAAATACTCCTTTATTAAATACCCTTTATATCCCAGGCAAACTACAAAATCATTGAAGCCATGAGCGGAATATATTTTCATTATATGCCATAATATTGGCATGCCACCTATTTCAACCATAGGCTTGGGCTTTAATACAGTTTCTTCAGATAACCTTGTACCTAATCCTCCAGCTAATAATACTACTTTCATTTTTATAGATTTTTATACTTTAAAGCTAATGTTATCAGATAATGGATAAGTACAGCATAGCAAATACTCATTTTCCAAAAGTTCTTCTGATAGATTTGGTGTACTAACCATTTTTACGTCACCTGTTTGCAGTGTTGCCTTACATATGGAGCAAGAACCTGTTTGACACGAATAAGAGAGTTCTATGCCTGCATCAAGTCCCGCTTCAAGAATACTTTTCCCTTTTACAACCTCAACTACTTGTGGTAATTCATCTTTAATTATTTTAACCGAGCGGGTAATAACATTTTCAAAATCCTTACTGTCTCTTACAATTTCAAAGTCCTCTGAAAAAATATTAGCTTCACTAATTCCTTGTTTATTTAAAGCTTCTTTTACTGATTCCTTTAAACCTAAAGGCCCGCATATATAGTGCAAAGAATTACCGGATTTGTCTTTTTCTTTCAAAACTGAAAGAACTTTTGAAGGAGCTATTCTTCCTTCAACATGATTTGGATGAGCATTACTTATACTCGCTTTTGACAAGAAATGCCAGACAGTAAAATTACTGTGTTTCTGGATAAGCAATTTAATCTGATCAACAAATAAGGTATTTTCAAAATCGCGGTTACCGTATACTAAAGTGACTTCGTTTTTACGGTTATTAAGCAAAAATTTACCAATTGACATAAGTGGTGTTATTCCACTACCCGCTCCCCAAAGAACTATAGGCGTACTGTCCTCAAGTTTATCCAAATCAACTACAAAATGCCCCATTGGCGGCATCACTTCAACTAAATCATCAACTTTTAAATTATCAATAATATGGTTGGATACAATACCCGAAAGAACACGTTTTACTGTTACATTTAAAGTAGAATCAACTCCCGGAGCAGATGAAAAAGAGTATGGCCTTATATATCTTCGCCCGTTTATTCTAAATATTAAAGTTAAATACTGTCCCGGCCGATAAATAACCTTTTTCAAGCCCGGCTGTTTAAAACATATGGTTATTGCATCTGTTGTTTCCTGCTTTATGTCTGCAACTTTAAGTGTATATGTAATTAAATTCGACATAATACTTGCATTATAGATTCAACAACTTATTTTTTAAACAATTGTGACAGAAAGTTTTTCTTTTTAGTTACCTCACCATAGCCACCGTAGCCGTAGCCATAACCGTATCCATAACCATATCCGTAACCATATCCGTAATAGCCCTTTTGTTGTGCTTTAATATCGTTTACAATTAAATAGGTCTTTCTCAATTTTTCTTCATATACCAGCTTGTTTAATATGTCTAGCTGTGCTTTGAAAGTATAGTTTTGGCGAACTACATAAAGTGAAAGATTTACGAATTTCTCTAATATTAATGCATCTGCTACCAGCCCTACAGGTGAACTGTCAATAATTATGAAATCGAATTTCTTTTTTAAGGTCTCAATTAAGATTTCCAGCTTCTCACTCAGTAATATTTCCGAAGGGTTTGGCGGAATAGTACCGGCGCTTATTAGAAAGCAATTTTCACTAAAAAACAGTGGTTTAATATAAGGTTCTATGTCATTGCTCTCAGATACAATGTAATTTGAAAATCCATTTACATTTTCGATACCTAAGTTTAAAGACAGTTTTGGTTTTCGAAGATCCAGCTCTAAAAAAACAACTTTTTTACCTGTTAATGCCAGGGTACTACCCAAATTTAGTGATACAAATGTTTTCCCCTCGCCGCTCATGCTCGATGTAAACATTATAACCTGTGGTTCATTCTGCTTTATTAAATACTGTAAATTGGTACGCAGTGCCCTAAATTGTTCAGAGATCAGGGTGCGTGAATTTTCTACAACAACTAAACTGGTATTTTCAGCATTGTTCCCAATCTCGGCAACTATAGGTATCCTGGTATTTTTTTCAATATCTTGTTTTGAAATTATTTTAAGGTTTAAACTATCCCTAAAAAACAAGAAACCAAAAGGGAACAACATTCCGGCCACTACTCCCAAAGCATAAATTAAATTTTTCTTTGGTTTATATGCTTCTGCATCACTTTTCGCATCATCAATAATCCT
Protein-coding regions in this window:
- the rfbG gene encoding CDP-glucose 4,6-dehydratase, encoding MFEQLKTIYNGKKVFLTGHTGFKGSWMLKLLNMLGAEVKGYSLAPKTENDLFCLINGDQLSNSIISDLRNREKLISEIVDFEPDFVFHLAAQPLVRLSYEIPSETFEVNAIGTANVLDGIRKLNNTCYAVFITTDKVYHNYEWVYPYRETDRLGGYDPYSASKACTELVIDSYRNSYFNVSKYNDHHKAIAVARAGNVIGGGDWSQDRLIPDIVKFLNAGEDIIIRNPQAVRPWQHVLEPVLGYLLLGTKLVADPVKYMQAYNFGPYTSDTLEVADMVKLAIKAWGGGQYKIMQNANQPHEAGLLKLDITKAETELQWHPKNNASQAVQLTIDWYKAYYDNRDTIDEFTERQITAVLNG
- the rfbF gene encoding glucose-1-phosphate cytidylyltransferase codes for the protein MKVVLLAGGLGTRLSEETVLKPKPMVEIGGMPILWHIMKIYSAHGFNDFVVCLGYKGYLIKEYFANYFLHKSDVTIDLKDNSIKVHDSQAEPWTITLVDTGKDSMTGGRIKRIQPYVNNEDFMLTYGDGVGNLNIKELVDFHKKHDKLCTVTSVQPSGRFGALNILDDSTVHSFMEKPKGDGAWINGGFFVCKPQVFDYIKDGDSTVWEQQPMEQIANAGQMNAYKHTGFWRPMDTLKDKHDLNEMWDNNNAPWKTW
- a CDS encoding ferredoxin--NADP reductase, producing the protein MSNLITYTLKVADIKQETTDAITICFKQPGLKKVIYRPGQYLTLIFRINGRRYIRPYSFSSAPGVDSTLNVTVKRVLSGIVSNHIIDNLKVDDLVEVMPPMGHFVVDLDKLEDSTPIVLWGAGSGITPLMSIGKFLLNNRKNEVTLVYGNRDFENTLFVDQIKLLIQKHSNFTVWHFLSKASISNAHPNHVEGRIAPSKVLSVLKEKDKSGNSLHYICGPLGLKESVKEALNKQGISEANIFSEDFEIVRDSKDFENVITRSVKIIKDELPQVVEVVKGKSILEAGLDAGIELSYSCQTGSCSICKATLQTGDVKMVSTPNLSEELLENEYLLCCTYPLSDNISFKV